In Kryptolebias marmoratus isolate JLee-2015 linkage group LG22, ASM164957v2, whole genome shotgun sequence, a single window of DNA contains:
- the LOC108240676 gene encoding mini-chromosome maintenance complex-binding protein — translation MPSTHDWINEPLGVAEGMFAVSQSSQATGWEAKVVEFFKDQLKEKEAQTAVPSLNDVPLHYLKPDGLVKFRCLVQDMFDPEFYMGVYETVDPSTGAKTLRSGRYKDVAECSVDFSSKHTVTVERQTFYCVPIPGENPWVKEMYAGASQARVVPSTSYVPSRQKRSYEDMDVQPQKQRDAQAGSPSPAEPHGNGDCKRQETEAPSGQTTTASHLDLNFPLPGEKGPSCLVKVYEDWDSFKLNDALEVYGVLSVSPALSALADEKDALLDPSGCMETAEEQRVHSPPASLVPRLHMLYAKRLPHNNPLLPCTTPQDNSAFFSSTLAEMASVRAELHSFFTRVLLGDALAAEYLILQLVSTVYSRRDVLPLGKFTVNLSGCPAVASYAERLYQIIQQLVPSSFYLAMSLQNMNRMRLVPKKDYVANRLVSGALQLDKNTSLFLDETRLEQGQLDATGVRNVTALGNLISWQKVDYDFSYHQMEFPCNVNVLVVSEGRSLLPSDCHVRLQPQVAPVTMEEYVSSIQVHPHAASQLNKFRIYLSVARLLDYSISDNVTKSVEDDFVDMRKDDPQSVSAEDLHRLLVVARLLSLSLGRTSLSRDTWLQAKHMEAQRRSRLEQHRSVNGNEP, via the exons ATGCCGTCCACGCACGACTGGATCAACGAGCCGCTGGGCGTCGCTGAGGGGATGTTCG ctgtttctcaGAGCTCTCAGGCGACGGGATGGGAGGCAAAGGTGGTGGAGTTCTTCAAagatcagctgaaggagaagGAAGCCCAGACCGCG GTCCCGTCTCTGAACGACGTCCCGCTGCACTACCTGAAGCCCGACGGCCTGGTGAAGTTCCGCTGTTTGGTTCAGGACATGTTCGACCCGGAGTTCTACATGGGCGTCTACGAGACCGTCGACCCGTCCACTGGCGCCAAG ACGCTGCGCTCCGGCAGGTATAAAGACGTGGCCGAATGTTCG GTGGATTTTAGCTCCAAACACACGGTGACGGTGGAGAGGCAGACCTTCTACTGCGTGCCGATCCCCGGAGAGAACCCGTGGGTCAAAGAA ATGTACGCCGGCGCCAGCCAGGCCCGGGTCGTCCCGTCCACCTCGTATGTCCCCAGCAGACAGAAGAGGAGCTACGAGGACATGGACGTCCAGCCGCAGAAGCAGAGAGACGCTCAGGCTG GTTCTCCGAGTCCGGCAGAACCGCACGGTAACGGCGACTGTAAGCGTCAGGAGACGGAAGCTCCGTCCGGCCAGACGACCACCGCCTCCCACCTCGACCTCAACTTCCCCCTGCCGGGCGAGAAGGGCCCGTCCTGCCTGGTCAAG GTCTACGAGGACTGGGACAGCTTCAAACTGAACGACGCGTTGGAGGTCTATGGCGTCCTGTCGGTCAGCCCGGCTCTGAGCGCGCTCGCCGACGAGAA AGACGCCCTCCTGGATCCCTCGGGCTGCATGGAGACGGCGGAGGAGCAGAGGGTCCACAGCCCGCCGGCCTCCCTGGTGCCCCGCCTCCACATGCTCTACGCCAAGCGGCTGCCTCACAACAACCCGCTGCTGCCGTGCACGACGCCGCAGGACAACAGCGCCT TCTTCTCCTCGACTCTGGCCGAGATGGCGTCGGTCCGAGCGGAGCTGCACTCGTTCTTCACCCGAGTCCTCCTGGGCGACGCTCTGGCTGCCGAGTACCTGATCCTGCAGCTCGTCTCCACCGT TTACTCCAGGAGGGACGTCCTCCCGCTCGGGAAGTTCACGGTGAACCTGAGCGGCTGTCCTGCCGTCGCCTCGTACGCCGAGCGCCTCTACCAGATCATCCAGCAGCTCGTGCCGTCC TCCTTCTACCTGGCCATGAGCCTGCAGAACATGAACCGGATGCGGTTGGTGCCGAAGAAGGACTATGTGGCGAACCGGCTCGTGAGCGGCGCGCTGCAGCTGGACAAGAACACCTCCCTCTTCCTGGACGAGACCCGGCTGGAGCAGGGACAGCTGGACGCCACGG GTGTGCGTAACGTCACGGCCCTCGGGAACCTGATCTCGTGGCAGAAGGTCGATTATGACTTCAGCTATCATCAGATGGAGTTCCCCTGCAACGTTAACGTCCTCGTGGTGTCGGAGGGCCGCTCGCTGCTGCCG TCTGATTGTCACGTCCGCCTCCAGCCTCAGGTGGCGCCGGTCACTATGGAGGAGTACGTCAGCAGCATCCAGGTCCATCCTCACGCCGCGTCGCAGCTCAACAAGTTCAGGATCTACCTGAGCGTGGCCCGGCTCCTCGACTACAGCATCTCCGACAACGTGACGAAG TCGGTGGAAGACGACTTCGTTGACATGAGGAAGGACGACCCTCAGAGCGTTTCTGCCGAGGACCTCCACCGGCTGCTCGTCGTGGCGAG GTTGCTGTCTCTGAGCCTGGGACGGACGTCTCTGTCCAGAGACACCTGGCTTCAAGCCAAACACATGGAGGCGCAGCGGAGGAGCCGCCTGGAGCAGCACCGGAGCGTGAACGGCAACGAGCCGTGA
- the csgalnact2 gene encoding chondroitin sulfate N-acetylgalactosaminyltransferase 2, translated as MPRRGLPLQGRVRWLFLGLFLLLVLLLFAYLLECTPPADVSLVLPGPAGEPYGKEYYQALLQEHEERHLSRASSLKRQIAQLKQELQEMSEKLKLMQDKKEPPGVQGLGENRDQEPGDLLDYLHSQIDKAEVNTGARLPSEYALVPFESFTSSKVYQLEMGLTRHPEEKPVRKDRRDELVEVMEAALDIINNPDEEDDVEDDMPLQRQTYTDGHFTEGLYRTERDKGTLYELFFTKEDSSSFRHVTLFRPFGPIMKVRSTSVETAAMVVNVIVPLAGRVETFVQFLHNFRQVCVQQDRRVHLTVVYFGQDGLQEVKLSLEKMSREDSFSNYTLVPVDEEFSRGRGLDIGAHAWDKGDVLMFFCDVDIHFTAEFLNTCRLHAAPNKRVFYPVVFSLYNPAIVYGSLELAPPIELQLIHKKDTGFWRDFGFGMTCQYRSDFLNIGGFDLEVKGWGVEDVHLYRKYLRSDLIVVRTPVASLFHLWHEKRCADELTPEQYRMCIQSKAMNEASHPHLGMLVFRQEIEAHLHKQAFKTPSKMED; from the exons ATGCCCCGGCGGGGGCTGCCGCTCCAGGGCCGGGTCCGCTGGCTCTTCCTGGgcctcttcctgctgctggtgctgctgctgttcgCCTACCTGCTGGAGTGCACGCCGCCCGCCGACGTCAGCCTGGTCCTGCCCGGCCCGGCGGGGGAGCCCTACGGGAAGGAGTACTACCAGGCGCTGCTGCAGGAGCACGAGGAGCGCCACCTGAGCCGGGCCTCCAGTCTGAAGAGGCAGATCGCTCAGCTcaagcaggagctgcaggagatgagcgagaagctgaagctgatgCAGGACAAGAAGGAGCCCCCGGGGGTGCAGGGTCTGGGGGAGAACAGGGACCAGGAGCCCGGAGACCTGCTGGACTACCTGCACTCCCAGATCGACAAGGCCGAGGTGAACACGGGGGCGCGCCTGCCGAGCGAGTACGCCCTGGTGCCGTTTGAGAGCTTCACCTCCTCCAAGGTGTACCAGCTGGAGATGGGGCTGACCCGGCACCCGGAGGAGAAGCCGGTCCGTAAGGACCGCAGGGACGAGCTGGTGGAGGTCATGGAGGCGGCGCTGGACATCATCAACAACCCTGACGAGGAGGACGACGTGGAGGACGACATGCCCCTGCAGAGGCAGACGTACACGGACGGCCACTTCACAGAAG GATTGTACAGGACGGAGAGGGACAAGGGGACGCTTTATGAGCTCTTCTTCACCAAAGAGGACTCCAGCAGCTTCCGTCACGTCACGCTCTTCAGACCGTTTGGGCCCATAATGAAGGTCCGGAGCACGTCTGTGGAAACGGCGGCGATGGTCGTGAACGTCATCGTGCCTCTGGCGGGCCGAGTGGAAACCTTCGTTCAGTTCCTCCATAACTTCAG GCAGGTGTGCGTCCAGCAGGACAGACGGGTTCATCTCACGGTGGTTTATTTTGGGCAGGATGGTCTTCAGGAGGTGAAGTTGTCCTTGGAGAAAATGTCCAG GGAGGACAGCTTCTCCAACTACACTCTGGTCCCGGTGGACGAGGAGTTTTCTCGCGGTCGAGGTTTGGACATCGGCGCCCACGCGTGGGACAAAGGAGACgtcttgatgtttttctgtgacGTGGACATTCATTTCACCGCAGAGTTTCTGAACACCTGCCGGCTCCACGCCGCTCCCA aTAAGAGAGTTTTCTACCCGGTGGTGTTCAGTCTCTACAATCCCGCCATCGTTTATGGAAGTCTGGAGCTGGCTCCGCCCATCGAACTCCAGCTG ATTCACAAGAAAGACACTGGATTCTGGAGAGACTTTGGATTTGGGATGACGTGTCAGTACCGCTCGGATTTCCTCAACATCG GCGGTTTTGACCTGGAGGTGAAGGGCTGGGGGGTGGAGGACGTCCACCTGTACAGGAAGTACCTCCGGAGCGACCTGATTGTGGTCCGGACGCCGGTGGCGAGCCTCTTCCACCTGTGGCACGAGAAGCGGTGCGCCGACGAGCTGACGCCGGAGCAGTACCGCATGTGCATCCAGTCCAAGGCCATGAACGAGGCGTCCCACCCCCACCTGGGCATGCTGGTGTTCCGCCAGGAGATCGAAGCGCACCTCCACAAGCAGGCCTTCAAGACGCCGAGCAAGATGGAGGACTGA
- the LOC108240678 gene encoding SEC23-interacting protein — MADRKNNNALNTNANLLFSAAPEFNFNLPFLPVSQASGPTVLSGDDSTDVGEEDSFLGQTSGIGPAASSTFNYFSSPVTTSDPFASIGQSPCPPPALPAAQSTAGPVSVPNSVSSAPPPPSAASRMTPPPQVFGSAVYQTTPPNPAGCHTPPPATMTPPPPLQSHNPYRHTPSSSRASPYIPAPEMLPPTHTPPQVPYAFSSPPQMFPPPGPAFTKPPPAHLQASPTPGASTGAVVPAGPSMPYAFNIYEPVQHHWFYCKQVESKSIWLPFSFIDSLQLEETFNSVQPDPENVIVRTDGGRYDVQLYERMRTAVFWEEEPTEVRRCSWFYKGDADSRFVPYSEEFSDKLEAEYKKAVSTNQWHRRLEFPSGETIVMHNPKVIVQFQPSSVPDEWGTTQDGQTRPRVVKRGIDDDHDEVPDGELSTVDHLVFMVHGIGPVCDLRFRSMIECVDDFRNVTLKLLHSHFKKPLEDHAISRVEFLPVQWYSALHGDATGVDRRIKKITLPSTGRLRHFTNETLLDVLFYNSPTYCQTIMDTVAQEMNRLHALFLKRNPDFRGGVSVAGHSLGSLILFDLLSNQKTGSAASIIPTAPSANGDARQATEANAAVAPPAVDEQLGDEQEDVQDLAAVLQHLGLSEYESIFHQEKIDLESFLMCTVEDLKEMGVPLGPRKKIAKFVKEKLSRQAAQEKKAKVKEDVRAVPPPAAEALGDPTTKKLPVGSTVSSVHVDYNYFEVGTGQVSVVYHTLDFEQVNFFALGSPIGMFLTVRGLEKIEETYQLPTCRGFFNIYHPLDPVAYRIEPMIVPELDLKPVLIPHYKGRKRLHLELKESLSRMGSDLKQGFISSLRNAWQTLNDFARAHTSSALQAELAIVANQIEEEEKQQEEHKIPESPEPQREEEPQVKVGMLNGGNRIDYVLQEKPIESFNEYLFALQSHLCYWQSEDTALLILKEIYRTVGIHPEQTPH, encoded by the exons ATGGCAGatagaaaaaacaataatgccCTTAATACAAATGCTAATTTATTGTTCAGCGCCGCGCCGGAGTTCAACTTCAACTTGCCGTTTTTGCCAGTGAGCCAGGCTTCCGGTCCGACGGTGCTGTCAGGAG ATGATTCCACCGATGTTGGAGAAGAAGACAGTTTCCTCGGTCAGACGTCTGGAATTGGACCGGCAGCTTCCTCTACGTTTAACTACTTCTCCAGCCCCGTCACGACCTCTGACCCGTTTGCATCCATTGGCCAGTCGCCGTGCCCGCCACCAGCTTTACCCGCGGCCCAATCAACAGCTGGACCCGTTTCTGTTCCTAACAGCGTCAGCTCGGCTCCGCCGCCTCCGTCTGCAGCCTCAAGAATGACCCCACCCCCCCAGGTTTTCGGCAGCGCCGTTTACCAGACAACACCGCCAAACCCGGCGGGGTGTCACACTCCTCCCCCCGCCACGATGACGCCCCCGCCGCCGCTGCAGAGTCACAACCCGTACCGCCACAccccctccagcagcagagccaGTCCGTACATTCCAGCTCCGGAGATGCTGCCGCCAACACACACGCCGCCGCAGGTCCCCTATGCCTTCAGCTCCCCGCCGCAGATGTTCCCCCCACCAGGACCTGCATTTACGAAG CCCCCTCCCGCTCATCTTCAAGCCTCTCCAACTCCTGGAGCTTCTACCGGAGCCGTAGTTCCTGCAGGGCCCTCGATGCCGTACGCTTTCAACATCTACGAACCGGTTCAGCACCACTGGTTCTACTGCAAACAGGTGGAGTCAAAGAGCATCTGGCTTCCTTTCAGCTTCATCGACTCCCTCCAGCTCGAAGAGACGTTCAACTCCG TTCAACCGGACCCGGAGAACGTGATCGTGCGCACAGACGGTGGGCGTTACGACGTGCAGCTCTACGAGCGCATGCGGACTGCGGTGTTCTGGGAGGAGGAGCCGACGGAGGTCCGGCGCTGCTCCTGGTTCTACAAAGGAGACGCAGACAGCCGCTTTGTGCCGTACTCAGAGGAGTTCAGCGACAAGCTGGAG GCAGAGTATAAGAAAGCTGTGTCTACAAACCAGTGGCATCGGAGGCTGGAGTTTCCGTCAGGAGAAACGATCGTCATGCACAATCCGAAG GTCATCGTGCAGTTTCAGCCCTCCTCGGTTCCGGACGAGTGGGGTACCACTCAGGACGGACAGACCCGGCCCCGAGTGGTGAAGAGGGGGATCGATGATGACCACGATGAAGTCCCTGATG GCGAGCTCTCCACGGTGGACCATCTCGTCTTCATGGTGCACGGGATCGGTCCGGTCTGCGACCTGAGGTTCAGGAGCATGATCGAGTGCG TGGACGACTTCCGGAACGTGACCCTGAAGCTGCTGCACAGCCACTTCAAGAAGCCTTTAGAGGACCACGCCATTAGCCGGGTGGAGTTCCTCCCCGTCCAGTGGTACTCGGCTCTCCACGGAGACGCCACGGGGGTGGACAG GAGGATAAAGAAGATCACGCTGCCCAGCACCGGACGTCTCCGTCACTTCACCAACGAGACGCTGCTGGACGTCCTCTTCTACAACAGTCCCACTTACTGTCAGACCATCATGGACACCGTCGCTCAGGAGATGAACCGACTTCACGCCCTGTTCCTGAAGAGGAACCCGGACTTCAGAGGCGGCGTCTCGGTGGCCGGCCACAGCTTGG GTTCCCTGATTCTCTTTGATCTGCTGTCCAATCAGAAGACAGGATCCGCCGCGTCCATCATCCCGACCGCGCCCTCCGCCAACGGAGACGCCAGACAG gcGACGGAGGCGAACGCCGCAGTCGCTCCTCCGGCTGTGGACGAGCAGCTCGGAGACGAGCAGGAGGACGTCCAGGACCTGGCCGCTGTGCTGCAACATCTGGGCCTCTCCGAGTACGAGAGCATCTTCCATCAGGAGAAGATCGACCTCGAGTCTTTC CTGATGTGCACCGTGGAGGACTTGAAGGAGATGGGCGTCCCGCTGGGTCCCAGGAAGAAAATAGCCAAATTCGTTAAAGAGAAACTGAGCAGACAG GCGGCTCAGGAGAAGAAAGCAAAAGTTAAGGAAGACGTTCGGGCGGTGCCTCCACCCGCAGCCGAAGCTCTCGGTGATCCAACGACGAAGAAGCTCCCGGTGGGCAGCACCGTCTCCTCCGTCCATGTCGACTACAATTACTTCGAAGTCGGCACCGGGCAG gtgtCGGTGGTTTATCACACTCTGGACTTCGAACAGGTGAATTTCTTCGCCCTGGGTTCTCCGATCGGCATGTTCCTGACGGTTCGAGGGCTGGAGAAGATCGAGGAGACGTACCAGCTGCCCACGTGCCGAGGCTTCTTCAACATCTACCATCCC TTGGACCCGGTGGCGTACCGGATCGAGCCCATGATCGTACCCGAGCTGGACCTGAAGCCCGTTCTGATCCCACACTACAAAGGAAGGAAGAGGCTTCACCTCG AGCTGAAGGAGAGTCTGTCCAGGATGGGGTCGGACCTGAAGCAGGGCTTCATCAGCTCCCTGAGGAACGCCTGGCAGACGCTCAACGACTTCGCTCGCGCTCACACCTCGTCTGCGCTGCAGGCGGAGCTCGCCATCGTGGCCAATCAGatcgaggaggaggagaagcagcaggaag AGCATAAAATCCCTGAAAGCCCCGAGCcgcagagggaggaggagccTCAGGTGAAGGTCGGGATGCTGAACGGAGGGAACCGGATCGACTACGTCCTGCAGGAGAAACCCATCGAGAGCTTCAACGAGTACCTGTTCGCCCTGCAGAGTCACCTGTGCTACTG GCAGTCCGAAGACACGGCGCTCCTCATCCTCAAAGAGATCTACAGAACCGTGGGGATCCACCCGGAGCAGACGCCTCATTAA
- the inpp5f gene encoding phosphatidylinositide phosphatase SAC2 — protein sequence MELFQAKDDYILQSGDFALWCSRKDGTMSVRPATDLLLAWNPVCLGLVEGVIGKIQLHADLPLGLVLIRQKALVGHLPGSNKVYKITKIIVIPLSDEEPQELDLELCKKHHFGIDKPEKLAQSPDESKFLMKTLSQIKSNVAVPIKKKVKENKEKERLERRLLDELYKIFMDSDSFYYSLTYDLTNSVQRQGASDRSGLPLWKQVDDRFFWNKFMIQDLIDLQVPEADLWVIPIIQGFVQVEELVVNYNETSDEERSSPETPPKEITCVDDIHPRFTVALISRRSRHRAGMRYKRRGVDKDGHVANFVETEQLIHVHSHTLSFVQTRGSVPVFWSQVGYRYNPRPRLEKGEKETMSYFAAHFEEQLKLYEKQVIINLVDQGGREKIIGDAFLKQVLLYNNPNLTYVSFDFHEHCRGMRFENVQILTDAISDIITDMKWAWVDQAGVICKQEGIFRVNCMDCLDRTNVVQAAIARVVMEQQLKKLGVMPPEQPLPLKCYRIYQVMWANNGDTISKQYAGTAALKGDFTRTGERKLAGVMKDGVNSANRYYLNRFRDAYRQAVIDLMMGLPVTEDLYSIFSKETEQEEKEKESQRGAQEQVSLLLQTYMQLLLPDDEKFHGGWALISCDMSLIDATNKDVDVLLLLSDKAYYIAYYDEEADKVNQYQRLNLEGLEKIEIGSEPTLFGKPKFCCMRLHFRSEETSGYFHTLRAATRNPEDDGKDTLQCIAEMLRITKQATGLDLLVVEKKLERRQTKPHEDIMGIQNKPADQVQGSSGLAQGKSFLLNKFSSLNQKVKQTKTNVNIGPFKPLGKLGNFSKPDVTASFLKPTMHVNLWKSDSSLETSDNNPGAGVLKDMGDERYEHSSDSDSYNSDPEHPCAGSFDKADYVLPSCGIVASNPRLGSRSQSIGSAELNIPSVIRVTGCGEIQESSSQVSDTSPGSASVAEEALLIDFGTPIDAYCHQFIQDAQTKPVEVFGEQPPLNPVVPAQKKTPADSGSSELQSRYEEPQLPRPSHLDVQTSTSGSNLLSVQKPSSAASGGSQRSLGSQMEGSLGPSPADSNGSRAVSPFAKIKSSMVQVASLTQAGLTQGINYAVAKVQKSPEPDAVNEAQENELKAMFTQCQTRIIQI from the exons ATGGAGCTGTTTCAAGCCAAGGACGACTACATCCTTCAGAGCGGGGACTTTGCTCTGTGGTGCAGCCGGAAAGACGGGACCATGTCGGTCAGACCCG CGACTGACCTGCTGTTGGCCTGGAACCCGGTGTGTCTGGGTCTGGTGGAAGGCGTCATCGGGAAAATCCAGCTTCACGCAG ATCTTCCTCTCGGTCTGGTTTTAATCCGTCAGAAAGCTCTGGTGGGCCATTTACCCGGCAGCAACAAGGTTTACAAAATCACCAAAATCATCGTCATTCCGCTGTCGGACGAGGAGCCCCAGGAGCTGGACCTGGAG cttTGTAAGAAGCATCACTTTGGGATCGACAAACCGGAAAAACTGGCCCAGTCTCCCGACGAGTCAAAGTTCTTGATGAAAACTTTAAGTCAGATCAAATCCAACGTGGCCGTGCCCATCAAgaagaag GTGAAGGAGAACAAAGAGAAGGAGCGTTTGGAGCGGCGGCTGCTGGACGAGCTCTACAAGATCTTCATGGACTCGGACTCCTTCTACTACAGCCTGACCTACGACCTGACCAACAGCGTGCAGCGGCAGGGAGCTTCTGATAGGTCCGGCTTACCTCTGTGGAAGCAG GTGGACGATCGTTTCTTCTGGAACAAGTTCATGATCCAGGACCTGATCGACCTTCAG GTCCCAGAGGCCGACCTGTGGGTGATCCCGATCATCCAAGGCTTCGTTCAGGTGGAGGAACTGGTGGTGAACTACAACGAGACGTCCGACGAGGAGCGGAGCAGCCCCGAGACGCCGCCCAAGGAGATCACCTGCGTCGACGACATCCACCCTCGTTTCACCGTGGCTCTGATCTCCAGGCGGAGCCGCCACCGCGCAG GGATGCGCTACAAACGCCGGGGCGTGGATAAAGACGGCCACGTGGCGAACTTCGTGGAGACGGAGCAGCTGATCCACGTGCACAGCCACACGCTGTCCTTCGTGCAGACGCGTGGTTCCGTGCCCGTGTTCTGGAGCCAGGTCGGGTATCGCTACAACCCCCGACCCCGGCTGGAAAAAG gAGAGAAGGAGACCATGTCTTACTTTGCTGCTCACTTTGAAGAGCAGCTTAAACTTTACGAGAAGCAG GTCATCATTAACTTGGTGGACCAAGGCGGGCGGGAGAAGATCATTGGTGACGCATTCCTGAAGCAGGTCCTGCTTTACAACAACCCAAACCTCACTTACGTTTCCTTTGACTTCCACGAGCACTG TCGCGGCATGAGGTTTGAAAACGTGCAGATTCTGACCGATGCCATTTCTGACATCATCACTGACATGAAGTGGGCCTG GGTGGACCAGGCCGGGGTCATCTGCAAGCAGGAGGGGATCTTCAGGGTCAACTGTATGGACTGTCTGGACCGGACCAACGTGGTTCAAGCTGCCATCGCTCGGGTGGTGATGGAGCAGCAG CTGAAGAAGCTGGGCGTCATGCCTCCGGAGCAGCCTCTGCCTCTGAAGTGCTACAGGATTTATCAGGTCATGTGGGCCAACAACGGAGACACCATCAGCAAGCAGTACGCCGGAACCGCGGCGCTCAAG GGAGACTTCACACGGACGGGAGAGAGGAAGCTGGCCGGTGTGATGAAGGACGGCGTGAACTCGGCCAACCGCTACTATCTGAACCGCTTCAGGGACGCCTACAGGCAGGCGGTCATCG ATCTCATGATGGGCCTTCCGGTGACGGAGGACCTGTACTCCATCTTCAGCAAGGAGacggagcaggaggagaaggagaaggagagccAGAGAGGAGCTCAGGAGCAGGTCAGCCTCCTGCTGCAGACCTacatgcagctgctgctgccagacGACGAGAAGTTCCACGGAGGCTGGGCGCTCATCAGCTGCGACATGAG CCTCATTGACGCGACCAACAAAGATGTCGACGTTCTGCTGCTCCTGTCAGACAAAGCTTATTACATTGCTTA CTACGACGAAGAGGCGGATAAGGTCAACCAATACCAGCGCCTGAACTTGGAAGGTCTGGAGAAGATTGAAATCG GTTCGGAGCCGACGCTGTTTGGGAAGCCGAAGTTCTGCTGCATGCGTTTGCACTTCAGGAGCGAAGAGACGAGCGGCTACTTCCACACCCTGAGGGCAGCGACGCGAAACCCCGAGGACGACGGGAAAG ATACACTACAGTGCATCGCCGAAATGCTGCGCATCACCAAGCAGGCCACGGGGCTCGACCTGCTCGTGGTCGAGAAGAAGCTTGAGAG GCGTCAGACCAAGCCACACGAGGACATCATGGGGATCCAGAACAAACCTGCAGACCAGGTTCAGGGCAGCTCCGGTTTGGCGCAGGGCAAAAGTTTCCTCCTCAACAAGTTCTCCTCCCTCAATCAGAAGGTGAAGCAGACCAAGACCAACGTGAACATCGGTCCCTTCAAGCCGCTCGGTAAGCTGGGGAACTTCTCCAAGCCGGACGTGACGGCGAGTTTCCTCAAACCAACGATGCACGTCAACCTGTGGAAGTCGGACAGCAGCCTGGAGACGTCAGACAACAACCCCGGCGCCGGAGTCCTAAAAGACATGGGCGACGAGCGTTACGAGCACTCCTCAGACTCGGATTCCTATAACTCAGACCCCGAGCATCCGTGCGCCGGCTCCTTCGACAAAGCGGACTACGTTCTCCCCAGCTGCGGCATCGTAGCATCGAACCCACGTCTGGGGAGCCGCTCCCAGTCCATCGGCAGCGCCGAGCTGAACATCCCCTCTGTTATCCGAGTTACCGGCTGCGGAGAAATCCAGGAGAGCTCGTCTCAAGTAAGCGACACGTCACCTGGGTCTGCCTCCGTGGCAGAAGAAGCCCTCCTTATCGACTTTGGTACACCCATCGACGCCTACTGCCACCAGTTCATCCAGGACGCACAGACCAAACCCGTGGAGGTGTTCGGGGAGCAGCCGCCCCTCAACCCTGTAGTGCCTGCGCAGAAGAAGACCCCGGCGGACTCTGGCAGCTCGGAGCTGCAGAGCCGGTACGAGGAGCCTCAGCTGCCCAGACCGTCCCATCTGGACGTCCAAACCTCTACCTCTGGTTCCAACCTCCTCTCTGTCCAGAAGCCCAGCTCCGCAGCCTCAGGAGGCTCCCAGAGGAGCCTGGGCTCCCAGATGGAGGGCAGCCTCGGGCCTTCGCCTGCCGACAGCAACGGCAGCCGAGCCGTGTCTCCGTTTGCCAAGATCAAGAGCTCCATGGTCCAGGTGGCCAGCCTGACCCAGGCCGGACTCACCCAGGGCATCAACTACGCTGTCGCAAAGGTCCAGAAGAGCCCCGAGCCGGACGCCGTCAACGAGGCTCAAGAAAACGAGCTGAAGGCAATGTTTACTCAGTGCCAGACGAGGATCATTCAGATTTAG